The DNA region TCGGCGCGGTCGGTGGCCTCGCCCTCGGCTACTTCCTGGTGATGTCGACCGTCGCGCTCGCCATCGGCCTGCTCGTCGGCAATCTCCTGGAGCCCGGCCAGGGCCTCCACCTCACCGAAGCCGTACGCGCCGCCGGTGAGAAGCAGGCGGCCGGGGCCAGCGAGTCCACCGTCGACTTCCTGCTCGGCATCATCCCGACGACGATCGTCTCCGCCTTCACCGAGGGCGAGGTGCTCCAGACCCTGCTCGTCGCGCTGCTCGCGGGCTTCGCGCTCCAGGCCATGGGCTCGGCCGGTGAGCCGGTGCTGCGCGGCATCGGCCACATCCAGCGCCTCGTCTTCCGCATCCTCGCCATGATCATGTGGGTGGCCCCGGTCGGCGCGTTCGGCGCGATGGCGGCGGTGGTCGGCGAGACCGGCGTCGACGCGCTGAAGTCGCTCGCGATCATCATGGTCGGCTTCTACCTCACCTGCGCGATCTTCGTCTTCGTGGTGCTCGGCACCATCCTGCGGCTGGTCGCCGGGGTCAATCTGATCGCTCTGCTGAAGTACCTGGGCCGCGAGTTCCTGCTGATCCTCTCCACCTCCTCCTCCGAGTCCGCCCTGCCGCGGCTCATCGCGAAGATGGAGCACCTCGGGGTCAGCAGGCCGGTCGTCGGCATCACCGTGCCGACCGGCTACTCCTTCAACCTCGACGGCACCGCGATCTACCTCACGATGTCCTCGCTCTTCATCGCCAACGCGATGGGCGACCCGCTGAGCGCCGGTGAGCAGGTCTCGCTGCTGCTCTTCATGATCGTCGCCTCGAAGGGCGCCGCCGGAGTCACCGGCGCGGGCCTGGCCACCCTCGCGGGCGGCCTTCAGTCGCACCGCCCCGGGCTGGTCGACGGCGTCGGCCTGATCGTCGGCATCGACCGCTTCATGAGCGAGGCCCGCGCCATGACGAACTTTGCGGGCAACGCGGTGGCCACCGTCCTGGTCGGCACCTGGACCAAGGAGATCGACAAGGAGCGGGTGGACAAGGTCCTGACCGGCGCGCTCCCGTGGAACGAGCAGATGCTCAACCAGGACGCCGACGCGCACAACGTCCCGGAGCCGCGCGACGGCGACGAGCAGCACGCGATGGCGAAGGCGTAGCCACCACGGAGCACCATCGCAAGGGCCGCCGCGGGAACTCCCGCGGCGGCCCTTCGCGCTTGCCTTGACGTCAGCGTCAAGGTCTACCGTCGAGGACATGCGAATCGGTGAGCTGGCCGAACGGGCCGGGACGACCACGCGGACCCTGCGGTACTACGAGTCACGCGGACTGCTGCCCGCACGGCGGGCCGACAACGGCTACCGCGCGTACGACGAGGACGATCTGCGGCTGGTCCAGCAGATCCGGACCCTGCAGGACTTCGGGTTCGAACTGGAGGAGACCCGGCCGTTCGTCGAGTGCCTGCGCGCCGGCCACCCCGCCGGTGACGCCTGCCCCGCCTCGCTCGCCGTGTACCGGCGCAAGGTCGGCGAGCTCGACGCGCTCATCGAGCAGCTCCAGGCGGTCCGCGCCCAGGTGGGCGCAGAGCTCGCGAGGGCCGAGCTGGAGGCCGGGGCGACGCTCCCCGGCGGTCCGGAACCACGTTGTGAACTGGGAGGATGACAGATGATTCATGCAGAGGGCGTGGCCGAGGTCACCGACACCACCTTCGACACCGAGGTACTCGCGGCGGACCTTCCCGTACTGGTCGAGTTCACCGCCGACTGGTGCGGCCCCTGCCGCCGGCTCGCCCCGGTGCTCAGCGCCGTCGCCACCGAACTGGCCGGGCGCATGGAGGTCGTCCAGCTGGACATCGACACCAGCCCCGGCGTCGCGAGCCGGTACGCGGTGCTGTCGGCGCCGACCCTGATGGTCTTCCGCAACGGCGAACCCGTGAAGTCCATGGTGGGGGCCCGGCCCAAGCGCAGGCTGCTCCAGGAACTGGAGGACGTTTTCGAGACGGTGTGAGGCGGGGAGCCTGCCCGAACCGGAACGAAGGGGCTCCGGCGATTCAGGGTGACTTGGGAAGGTCACCCCGTTCGACCGGAGCCCCGTTGCGTCCATAACAGGCAGGCGCGGACTCAATGCCCTGCTACGGCCTGCGGACTCATATGCTCACCGGGACTTCGAGACGTCCCTGGAAGAAATCCTTACAGGATTTCGATGGCATCGACCTTCGGTACATTCGAATATTTAATATTCGACCACCGGGCGATTTTCACTACATCGCCATTGGCGTCGTAGTACTTCACGTCGTTGTTCCCCGTGGAGATCTGGTCGACCCACCACCCGCCGAAGTCGATTTTCCCGCGGTTCGCATAGCAGTCCACGCTGTCGCGCCCGCTGCCGTCGTGCGGCCAGATCTTCAAGAAATTCTCGTCGGGGTTACAGGTGACGTGATCGATGGCGGAAGCGGTTCCGGCCAGCCCGGCCAGGGTGAACGCGGCGGCTGCGGCAAGCGCTGCAGCCATGGTGCGCACAACGTTCCTCGTTCTTGAGATCATATTTTCCCCTTGAATCGAATGCGGAACCAAGAGCCCACTTCGCCATCGTGGGCATCGGTGCTGAACAAGCATCTTACGAAGCGATCCATCCACCCAGGAGGGCCTCGAAGGGAAATCACCTGAACGTGAATCCCTGACCGTATGCACCGGGGCTCGACGCGGCCATGAACCTGCGATTTCGGGTAAAGAATCACACAGTTAATACGTCGAACCTCTGGTTCGATTCCCGCGAGTGGTGGCAACTGCATCGCAGGGGCGTTTCGAAATTGTGGTGCTCAGGTATTGATCCGGGCTCGGGCCCGGCGGCCAGTCGTCCGGGCCCGGGGGTGGGTGGCGGTGGCGGCCGTCAGGGGGCTCTCATCAGGTCGCGCAGGTTGCCGACCAGTGCGTGGATGTCACGTTCGGCGGTCGGGTCGGCGGGGGCTGTCGGGGCCGCGCCCGACCCGGACTTGCGGCAGGTGCGGCAGAGGCCGTCGGGGAGTGCTTCGGGCGGGCCGGGTGTGCCGCACTCGGTGCATTCCACCATCAGACGGCGGACGGGGGTCCCTGGTGTGGCCGGTGTCGGGGCGGTGGGCAGGTGGGGCGGGATCTTGTCGTTGAGGCGGCGGCGCACGAAGCCGACAGGGGAGCCGACCTGGGCGGGGAGGCCCGAGGTGAGGGCGTGGGTGAGGTAGTCGGTGTCCACGCCCCGGGTGAACCACTGGGCGGCCAGGGGCTCCAGAACGGCGCAGTCGGCGGCGGAAAGGGCCAGGCGCGGTTCGATTCGGCCCAGTTGGGCCAGGGCGAGGTACGCGGGCGAGGGGGGCGCCGGGGCCGGTTCGGGGTTTCGCTGCTGCGGTACGGCGGGAGCGGGCGCGGGAGCGGACGAGGCGGGCTGCGCCGCGGGCTCGGCCGGGGGCGCGGGGGCCGGGACCGGCGGTTGTGCTTCGGTCTGGGGAGCGGGGACTTCCGCGGGACCCCGGGGCGGCTGGGAAACGATCCCCTCCTGGGCGGCTCGGCCGTTCTCGGCGTCCAGGAAGGTGCCCCACCATTCGTTGTCGCGGGCGGTGCGGGACCAGAAGGTCCGGGTGACCCAGCGGACCTGGCCGCGCACCTCGATCCGGCACTGGGCGTGCCGCAGGTGACCGGCCACTCCCAGCGCCCTGAGGGCGCTGCCGACGGCCATCTGTCCGTACAGGGGGATGTTCTTGGCGAGCGACTTGATGTCCATGGCCGCGCCGTCGGGCAGATGGTCGACATACCCGGCGATGTAGCGCTCACGCTCGGGCAGCAGCACGAAGTCGTCGGCACGCGACGGGTGTTGGTCCGGTGCGGATCGCTTGCCGTAACCGGGATTGGCCTTCGCGTACGGGCGCGAGGATGCGGGCGTACGCAGGGCGGGGCTAAAGTTCCCACTAGCCACAGGATCGGTCTCCGTCGATCTTGGGGTGAGACCCCGGCCGGTGCGCTAACACCGCGTCCGGGGTCGCTTGGTCCAGGGCACCGTAAGCAGCCGCGACAGCGCGCCGCAAGCCGGTCCGGGTTAGTCGTACTTGCTGGCCGTGACGGGTCGGGGAGGGCAGGGAGGTTTCCTCAACCCCCTTATTTCACCTACCGGTTGACCAAGAGCGCTCGAATCCCGGCCCTCGGACTTCGACGCCCGGATCCCGAAGCTCAAGCGCCGGTCCCGGCTCCCTCCTCGCACCCACGAAAGAGTGAACCAGCCGGTCTCGAAGCTCGAACCCCGACCCTCGAAGCCCGGAACTCGGGTTCCGGACCGCGGGGTGGCGTTGTCTCGGTCGGCGGAGCTGGAAGCAGCAACCACCCGGGCGTGATGCTTCATGGATGTCTTGCTGAGCGTTTTCAGCGTTGCCTCTCCAGGGTGAGGACGGCCTTCGCGATTGACGTCATGCGGTTGGGGCTGATCCGGGATCTTCGGAAGATGCGCCAGGACTTCAGTTGTGCCATGCCGCGTTCGACGGGTGCCCGGGATGCGGCCAGCGCCCGGTTGACCGTCTGCTGTGTTGGGGGCAGTTGCCCACCGGGCGGCCGTCTGCGCCCGGTGGTGACCCAGGGGCCGCCGCCCTGGTAGGCGCGGTCGGCAAGGACGGGGACACCTTGGCGTTCGCAGATCCGGATGATCCGGTGAGTGCGGGCCGCCGTCAGGTCATGGCACCGGCCCGGCAGGGCCGGCGAGATCCACAGCACCCGCCCGGTTGAATCGGTTACGACCTGCACGTTCACGCCGTGGCGGCCGTGCTTGTGCGAGTAGTCGGCCCGGCCGTCGCCCACGCGGTCGCACTCGGCGAGCGTCCCGTCGAGCAGTACGTACTGCGGTTCGTGCTCGCGCAGGACCTTCAGCAGGCCGGGGGCCCGGGCAGCCAGGAGGTCGATCACTGCGGTGGTGTAGGCATGGGCGGTGCCGACCGAGATACCGAAGCCGGCGGCTATCTGTGCCAGGGTGTCGTGCTTGCGCAGGTACACCAGAGCGACGAGCGCGCGTTGGCGCGGCGGGAGCTTGCAGTGGCGGCTACCCTCGCGGGTGACGATGAGCAGGGCGACCCACTCGACCAGCGAATGAGGCAGGTCGAGTGCGGCAGGACAGAAGGCCAACGAGGCACCTGCGCTGATGAGTTGAGACTTCGAACACCTCCCTCAACGGCACGGGTGCCTCGTGCGTTGCGCCCTCGCCGCCGTCACCCCATCGGTGGCCACTCTGAAAACGCTCAATGACCGACGAAGGCTCGGCCGCCCCCGCAGACCGGCACAGGAGACCACCTCATGCTGTTTGTCATCGCCATCATCGGAATCTCCATACTGGGCGTCACCCTGTGGTGCTCGGTGCACGTCGCGAAAATGAGCGACCTGCCCACGTGGCGCAGGTTCCTCCCCCTCGGCCTTCTCGTGCTGTCCCTCGCAGCCAGCCTGCTGCGGGCCGCCGGCACCCCCCAGTTCGCGAACGCAGTCGCCTTCCCGCTGCTCCTGGCCGCGCTCGCGGTGTCCCTGATGGATATACGCGCCCAGAACAACCGGCGTGCGGGAACCACCACGCAGTAAGCATCTGTGGCGTCCGGCGGCTTCCTCGCAACCGCGTCGACGCCGGGCCGTGCACAGCGCTCCAAGGAGCGGACGGAGGCGCCGTACCAAGGCGACGCCGCCTATCGGGTCCAGGCCGTCAGCCCCCCACTGTCGAGGGCGTGTTGATGTGTGGTGACCGGGGGGAAGGAACAGCGGCATGTCGCTGCGCAAGGTGGCGCTGCAGGTCGATGTGCCTGAACTGGTACGTCGCCCCGACCTTGCGCAGTACGCCACGTTCATGCGCGTCCTCCAGGAACGCCATCAAGCGGAACGGGACTCGGCGCCTCGACGCCAGATAGATCCGTGCCATGGCCGACCTTCCCCAGGCCGCGCGTTTGAACCCGCTCAGGACCCCGACGAAGGTGCCGAACCCTGTCCACGGCAGGAAGATCTCCAGGGCCTCGGATCCGGATAGCTCCGGGCTCACGCTCGCGAACAGGGCCATGAATCCGCATACCAGTCCGCACACGGTGGCGCCGGCGGTCTCGAACACCCAAAAGGTCCGGCGGTCCAGGGCGAGAAGTGCTGTCGGTCCGACCACGGATGCCTGGTCGGCCTTCCTCACCCTCAGCCCGTCCACAAGTCCGACGAAGAGCCCGCTGATGACTCCGCACAGACAACCAAGAATGATCACTCCCGAACGTGGGGCATCCGGCAGGAACGAGAGGCCGAGGAACGGGACGAAACCAATGGCGAACCCGACGACAAATGAGCGGAATGACAGGCGCATACCTGCGTTGGGGGTTCGTGGGTGCACGCGACGGGGGATCCCGAATGCCACTCCGTACGCGATCCCGCACACCAGGCTGAGGACGATTCCGTACAGGACAGCGAAGAGGAGCAGGGGGATGCCGGTGGGCTGGACAGCACCACCTGCCGTCGGGCGCCCCGGCTGCAGGTAGAGCAACAATGCACTTGTGAAAGCTGCGAGGATTCCACCGGCGAAACCGTAGAAGGCCCCATAAATAGTTCCGATTCCGAACAAACGGGGTGACAGGCGTCGTGACGAAGCAGCCGCTGTGGGGCGCATCCGTAGCGGAACCGCAACCATGACTCCGAACAGGATCCCGCCCGTCAACCCGGCCAGGAGCCCGAAGTTGGCCAGTTCCACGCCGTTGAGCTCGACGTCCGCCATGGCCGGGATGTCATCCGGGTCGAGGCGTCCGGGCGCTGTTTTTACCGCGACCAGAACGGCGAGCGCGATTCCGTAGGTGATCGCGTACGCAAGACCGATCCCGAAGGTGCGGAGCGACCAGGGGCGCCGGGGGTCGAGGGGCGTAGGACGCATGGTCGCGGGGATGGAGAACATGAGCGTGAACATGGCCCAGTACATGGGCCATGTCATCAGCACGCGGTCGAAACTGCCGTACAGGAGCCCGCCGCCGAGAGCCATGGCGAGACCACCCATGCACCCTGCTGAGAGCCGGCGGATGAACGCCGGAACGGCCTCGTGCAGCTCCCACCAGGCGAGGTCCGGGCTGCCGCCGCGGTTGTCCTCCAGGTGTCGCGCCAGGAAGCCCAGGTACTGCCCGGCTTCGACGGCGTTCCAGCGGGGCTCACCGGCGCCGTCCCAGCCGTAGGCAGCCGGAATATAGGCGTTGAACAGATGGGCGTCGAGGTCGGCACGGGTGGGGTAGACCGCCGTGTCGCAGAGCCGGTCCGGGTGAGGGGCCGGATCGGGTGCGGTCCAGGTGCGGACCTGAGGGCGGCGGTTGTAGCTGGTTCGCGCAAGGAACAGGCCGAGCGGGGTGCTCAGCGACTGCCCGACCGCGGAACCACTGCCCAACTGGGCAGCTACGTTGCGCCAGCGCTCCATGGCCGGGGCGTCGGCAGCACCGCCACCCCGCTGCAAGTAGTCGGCGGCCAGCTCGGGACTCAGCGGAAGCAGCCGGACCACGGCGGCGCTGTTGAACCGCACAGTGACGTCCGGCCCGTTGAGCGCGGCGCGGTAGGGCTCGGTCCTGCTGGTCAGTACGGCGGCCTGCCGTGCGGGCAGGGATCGGTTGAGCGTGTCCAGCGCGACGGCGTGCAGCGCGGGCGGCAGCTCGTCGAAGCCGTCCAGCAACGGCACGATGCGCCCCGCCTCCAGCAGGGACTGCGCAAGACTGGGCCCGGACCTGGAGCGGGATGCCGGCGCGCGCAGGTTGGGATATGCGCTCTGCAGCCGTTCGACCATCCATACGTTGAGGGGCTGGACCGGGTCCCATGAAGCCAGGGAGAACAGCACCGGCACGGGGTCACCGCTCTGCCGGCGCTGGATCAGATCCAGCAGCAGCCGGATGAGCAGAACCGTCTTGCCGGAACCCGGTTCACCGAGAACGACCAGCCGGCGCGTGGGGATCCGCCGGGAGAATACGTCACCGATCTGCGCACCGTCCCCCGCCAGACCGGCAGCATCCGCGGGCCATTCGGCAGGGTCACCCGGCGCGCCACCCGGCCAGGAGCGTGCCACGTCGGCCAGGTGGGGCCATGGTTCCATCAGGGTGTCGTCGACGCTGCTCCACGCCACCGGCAGTGTGTACGAATCGTTGATCTGGCGGCCGGTGGCCTCCTTCTCCCACTGCGGTCCCACCGCCGCCGCGAGTTCGTCCGCGGCCGCGTCCAGATCGGTTGCGCCGGCGTGCTCACGACGGTAAGCCATCCACGCCAGATACATGGGAGCGAGAGCCAGGAGGGTGGCACTCGCCACCCCGATCTTGTCCCCGTGGAGGGTCAGGGCCGCTACCACCCCGCCGGCAATCCCCACAACCACGAGTAGCCCGTACCACTTGCCAGTGGTCATCCTTGTTCCCCCATCGTGCAGCGAGCGGTCCCGTCACATCATGAGGTTTCATATAGTCCGCGTCGGCGCGGAATTGCCAATTCGCATTCGAGGGGAAGGCTCGCTTTTGAGCCATTGAGCGTTTTCAGAGTGGCCACCGATGGGGTGACGGCGGCGAGGGCGCAACGCACGAGGCACCCGTGCCGTTGAGGGAGGTGTTCGAAGTCTCAACTCATCAGCACAGGTGCCTCGTTGGTCTTCTGTCCTGCCGCACTCGACCTGCCTCATTCGCTGGTCGAGTGGGTCGCCCTGCTCATCGTCACCCGCGAGGGTGACCGCCGCTGCAAGCTCCCGCCGCGCCAACGCGCGCTCGTCGCTCTGGTGTACCTGCGCAAGCACGACACCCTGGCACAGATAGCCGCCGGCTTCGGTATCTCGGTCGGCACCGCCCATGCCTACACCACCGCAGTGATCGACCTCCTGGCTGCCCGGGCCCCCGGCCTGCTGAAGGTCCTGCGCGAGCACGAACCGCAGTACGTACTGCTCGACGGGACGCTCGCCGAGTGCGACCGCGTGGGCGACGGCCGGGCCGACTACTCGCCAACGGACGTACTCTGGAAGGGAGGTGAACCCATGCCGCTACCCGAGAACATTCGTAACTTCCGTCGCCGCGTCGGCCTGAGCCAGGAACAGCTCGCCGAGCAGGCGGGCCTTTCCCTGGGTGTTGTTCGGAAAGCTGAACAAGGCGGAAGCGTGCGGGTCGAGACACTTCACATGCTGGCCAGGGCGCTCGGCACCACCACATCCAGTCTCTTCGAGACCGCTGCTCCCGAGCCTGTCCGTGGAGACGAAGGCGACAGCGCCCGCCTCATGGAACTGCGCCGCGCGCTCATGCCTCCTGTCGGACTGTCCGAGACTTTCGTGGAACCCGGGCGGGGAGTCGGCCTGGCTTCCATCCAGCGGGACATCGGCGACACCCATGCCCTTTACCAAGCCGACCGCTACGACTCCGTCGCGAAGCGCTTGCCGGGCATCCTGAGCGTCGCCGAGGCCGCCGTCGTGCTCAGCGACGCGGGGGAATCGCGGCGGAGGGCCACCACCGTCAGGGCCAGTGCCTTCCTTCTGACGGGCAAATACCTCACTCAGGTCCGGCGCTACGACATGGCGTATTACGCCCTCTCGCAGGGCATCAGGGATGCCCGTGAGACCGGACAGACTCTCCTCGCCGCCACCGGGGTCGTCGGCATGGGCTGGCTCCTTCTACGACAGGACAGGTTCGACGAAGCCGAGGACCTGGCCACCGTCACGGCCGCCGAGGTGGAGCCGCGTATGTCCAACGCCTTGCCGGGCCAGCTTGCCGTCTGGGGGGAGCTTTGCCAGCGCGTAGCCGCCGCAGCTGTGCGGAACAACCGCCCCGAGATCGCCAAGGAGGCCCGGCGCATGGCTGCGACTGCAGCCTCGGCCCTGGGCGCCGAGCACATGGACTTCAGGGAGCACTGGTCCACCTTCGGGCCTGTCACGGCAGAGATGAAGACGATCGAAGACCTCTCTCTCATCGGTGATGCCCGCGGAGTGCTCAGCCGGGCCGATGAGGGAGCCCTCAGCCGCAAGGCGCTGAAGAGGCTCGGTCGTCCGAGCGCGAACAACTGGGACCGGCACCGTCTCGATGTCGCCGGAGCCCACGCGAAGATCGGCGCCCACCAGGATGCGATGGACGAGCTGAGCGCCATCAGGCGGGCCTCTCCCGAGTGGCTCAAACACCAGCAAATGGCCCGCTACATCATGAGCGACATCCTGGCCGGCCGGAAGCGGACCCTCACCGAGGACATGCGCGGCATGGCGGTCCACCTGGGCGTCGCCGGGTAGCAACTACGGGGCGTGGTACTTTCCGTCGGGTAGCTGCGAGAGTGTCATGCTCCGTGTCTGGTTCGGTGCATTGTCCGCACGTACCGTCTTCGGCATGGCGAACAACCAGCAGACCGAACCCCGGATCGGGGCGGTAGTCAAGGACCTGAAGGGCAACCGCTTCGGTGTTGTGATGGCCACCATCGGCGGGCTCATCCAGCTCCGCCCGGTCAGCGGCGGACTGTCGTGGGAAGTCGCGCCGGACGGCATCGAGGCGCTCTCCTCGCGCCAGGAGTTGACCGTTCGCCTCGCTGCCCTCAATGCCGAATCCAGGCGCGGAACATGAGCGCGCCCCGCGCCATCGTGAGGCACGTCCGGTGGACGCTCGCGCCGAATCAGGAGCCGGATGCCGAACCGCAGACGTACACCATGCTGTGTGTTGTCTGCGGAGAGTCCTCCGCTGCGGCGGAGGAGTGGGACGCCCCGCAAGGTTGGGCTCTTTCCCACTCGGGGCGTAAACCCTCCCACCGCACCTACCGAGAGCTGACCACCAGGCCCTGGCGAACCTGGATGAACTCTTGATCTGGCGCGGGGCGCGCGACCACTTCCGGGCCGCGCGCCCCGTGCCCCGGCTCAGACCGGCCGGAACCAGACCGTCGCCAGCGGGGGCAGCGTCAGCAGCAGGCTGCCGGGCCTGCCGTGTGCGGCCACCGGCTGCGGCTTCAGCGGATCGGGATGACCCACATCGCTGCCGCCGTACCGCGCGGCGTCGGTGTTGAGGACCTCCGCCCATGACACCCGGTCCCCGAGCACATCCGGCACCCCCACCCGGTAGTCGTGCCGCACCACCGGGGAGAAGTTGCTGACGGCCAGGAGCGGCGAGCCGTGCGCGTCGTAGCGCAGGAAGGCGAAGACGTTGTCCTCGGCCGCCCCGCCGTCCACCCAGTCGAAGCCCTCCGGAACGGTGTCGCGCTGCCAGAGCGCGGGGGTCTCGGCGTACACCGTGTTCAGGTCGCCCACCAGGGTGCGTACGCCCCGGTGGTCGCTCTCCGCCGCGTACGAGGGGTCGAGCAGCCACCAGTCCGGCCCGTGCCCCTCCGACCACTCCGCCCCCTGGGCGAACTCCTGGCCCATGAACAGGAGTTGCTTGCCCGGGTGGGCCCACATGAAGCCGAGGTAGGCCCGGTGGTTGGCGCGCTGCTGCCACCAGTCGCCGGGCATCTTGGAGACCAGCGACCGCTTGCCGTGCACCACCTCGTCGTGCGAGATCGGCAGGACGTAGTTCTCGCTGTACGCGTACACCATCGAGAAGGTCATCTCGTTGTGGTGGTATTTGCGGTGCACCGGCTCCTTCGACACGTACTCCAGGGAGTCGTGCATCCAGCCCATGTTCCACTTCAGCCCGAAGCCGAGACCCCCGAAGCCGCCGGGGCCGACATGGTGGGTGGCGCGGGTGACACCGTCCCAGGCGGTGGACTCCTCGGCGATGGTCACGACACCCGGATTGCGACGGTAGACGGTGGCGTTCATCTCCTGGAGGAAGGCGACGGCGTCCAGATTCTCCCGGCCGCCGTGCTCGTTCGGGGACCACTCGCCCTCCTCGCGCGAGTAGTCGAGATAGAGCATCGAGGCGACGGCGTCGACCCGCAGCCCGTCGATGTGGAACTCCTCGCACCAGTAAGTGGCGTTGGCCACCAGGAAGTTGCGCACCTCGGTGCGCCCGAAGTCGAACTCCAGCGTGCCCCAGTCGGGATGCGCCGCCCGCGACGGGTCCGAGTGCTCGTACAGCGGCCGGCCGTCGAACTCCGCCAGCGCCCAGTCGTCGCGCGGGAAGTGCGCGGGCACCCAGTCGACGATCACCCCGATCCCGGCCCGGTGCAGGGAGTCGACGAGGAAACGGAAGTCGTCGGGTGTGCCCATGCGTGACGTCGGGGCGTAGAACCCGGTGACCTGATACCCCCAGGAGCCGCCGAAGGGGTGCTCGGAGATCGGCATCAGCTCCACATGCGTGAACCCCAGATCCCTTACGTACGCCGGGAGTTGGGAGGCCAGCTGGCGGTAGGTGAGCCCCGGCCGCCACGACGGCAGATGCACCTCGTAGGCGGACAGCGGCGCCTCGTGCACCGGGACGTCCCCGCGGTGCGCCATCCACTCCTGGTCCCGCCATTCGTGGTGCGAGGCCGTCACGATCGAGGCGTTGGCGGGCGGCACCTCGGTGCACCGGGCCATCGGGTCGGCGCGCAGCGTGTGCGAGCCGTCCGGGCGGCAGACGTCGAACTTGTAGAGCGCGCCCTCCCCGATCGCGGGCAGGAACAGTTCCCACACCCCGGTGGAGCCGAGCGAACGCATCGGGAAGCCGGTGCCGTCCCAGTAGTTGAAGTCCCCGACGACCCGCACACCGCGGGCGTTGGGTGCCCAGAGGGTGAACCGGGTGCCCGCCACGCCCTGGTGCTCCATGGGCTGCGCGCCGAGGGCGGTCCACAGCTCCTCGTGCCGCCCCTCGCCGATCAGATGCAGATCGAGATCGCCGAGCGCGGGCAGGAAGCGGTACGGATCCTGCACCTCGATCTCGTTGTCCTCGTAGGCGACCAGCAGCCGGTACTCGGGCAGCGCGGGCATCGGCAGCAGCCCGGAGAAGAAGCCGTCGCCGTCGTCGTGCAGCTGCGCCCGCAGCCCCTTGGCGAGCACGGTCACCGAGCGGGCGTACGGGCGCAGCACCCGGAAGGTCACACCACCCCGGACCGGGTGGGCGCCGAGCAGGTCGTGCGGGGCGTGGTGCTCACCGGCGAGCAGCCGGCCCCGGTCGCAGTCGTCGAGGGGGCGGGCCTGTCGTACGCCCTGGCTGCCGGTGCCGGCC from Streptomyces sp. NBC_01591 includes:
- the glgB gene encoding 1,4-alpha-glucan branching enzyme produces the protein MTARKPSRKKPAPTEAPRVEPPAPDGAASPAAPAEAVAASPSPEPAAPAGRKKPAAKRAGTGSQGVRQARPLDDCDRGRLLAGEHHAPHDLLGAHPVRGGVTFRVLRPYARSVTVLAKGLRAQLHDDGDGFFSGLLPMPALPEYRLLVAYEDNEIEVQDPYRFLPALGDLDLHLIGEGRHEELWTALGAQPMEHQGVAGTRFTLWAPNARGVRVVGDFNYWDGTGFPMRSLGSTGVWELFLPAIGEGALYKFDVCRPDGSHTLRADPMARCTEVPPANASIVTASHHEWRDQEWMAHRGDVPVHEAPLSAYEVHLPSWRPGLTYRQLASQLPAYVRDLGFTHVELMPISEHPFGGSWGYQVTGFYAPTSRMGTPDDFRFLVDSLHRAGIGVIVDWVPAHFPRDDWALAEFDGRPLYEHSDPSRAAHPDWGTLEFDFGRTEVRNFLVANATYWCEEFHIDGLRVDAVASMLYLDYSREEGEWSPNEHGGRENLDAVAFLQEMNATVYRRNPGVVTIAEESTAWDGVTRATHHVGPGGFGGLGFGLKWNMGWMHDSLEYVSKEPVHRKYHHNEMTFSMVYAYSENYVLPISHDEVVHGKRSLVSKMPGDWWQQRANHRAYLGFMWAHPGKQLLFMGQEFAQGAEWSEGHGPDWWLLDPSYAAESDHRGVRTLVGDLNTVYAETPALWQRDTVPEGFDWVDGGAAEDNVFAFLRYDAHGSPLLAVSNFSPVVRHDYRVGVPDVLGDRVSWAEVLNTDAARYGGSDVGHPDPLKPQPVAAHGRPGSLLLTLPPLATVWFRPV